In Microbacterium lushaniae, the following are encoded in one genomic region:
- the galK gene encoding galactokinase, producing the protein MSAATDLLATLTDRPVAGEWSAPGRVNLIGEHTDYNDGFVLPFAIEHRTSAALAPREDDTLRVATTFTDEPAEVALTDLDRAIAEGGLEWAAYPLGVAWALRAAAPGSTPRGLDIAIASDVPVGAGLSSSAAIEGAVAVALNDVWAAGLDRVALARVGRTAENDAVGAPTGIMDQMASMLGEADAATFLDCRSLEARSVDLGFSREELHLLVIDTLVTHAHSSGGYGERRASCEAGARAMGVTALRDLTVDDLPKAERQLDEVTFRRVRHIVTENQRVLDTVAALEKDGPRAIGDLLTASHASMRDDFEISVPELDLAVETALGAGALGARMTGGGFGGAAIALLDAGRVDSAASAVAAAFEAAGFRAPRIFTVTPSAGARRDA; encoded by the coding sequence ATGAGCGCCGCCACCGATCTCCTCGCCACCCTCACCGACCGCCCGGTCGCCGGGGAGTGGTCGGCGCCGGGACGCGTCAATCTCATCGGCGAGCACACCGACTACAACGACGGCTTCGTGCTGCCCTTCGCGATCGAGCACCGCACGTCGGCGGCCCTCGCCCCGCGCGAGGACGACACCCTGCGGGTGGCGACGACGTTCACCGACGAGCCGGCGGAGGTCGCCCTCACGGACCTCGACCGTGCCATCGCCGAGGGCGGGCTGGAGTGGGCGGCGTACCCTCTCGGGGTGGCGTGGGCCCTGCGCGCCGCCGCGCCCGGCTCCACCCCGCGCGGGCTCGACATCGCCATCGCCTCGGACGTGCCGGTGGGCGCGGGGCTGTCGTCCTCCGCCGCCATCGAGGGCGCCGTGGCGGTCGCTCTCAACGACGTGTGGGCCGCGGGCCTTGACCGCGTGGCGCTGGCGCGGGTGGGCCGCACCGCCGAGAACGACGCCGTCGGCGCCCCGACCGGCATCATGGACCAGATGGCGTCGATGCTCGGCGAGGCGGACGCCGCGACCTTCCTCGACTGCCGGTCGCTCGAGGCCCGCTCGGTCGACCTCGGCTTCAGCCGCGAGGAGCTGCACCTCCTCGTCATCGACACGCTCGTCACCCACGCGCACTCCTCCGGCGGCTACGGCGAGCGCCGCGCGTCGTGCGAGGCCGGCGCCCGCGCGATGGGCGTCACGGCGCTGCGCGACCTCACGGTCGACGACCTCCCCAAGGCCGAGCGGCAGCTGGACGAGGTGACCTTCCGCCGGGTGCGCCACATCGTCACCGAGAACCAGCGCGTGCTCGACACCGTCGCGGCCCTGGAGAAGGACGGTCCGCGCGCGATCGGCGATCTCCTGACGGCGTCGCACGCGTCGATGCGCGACGACTTCGAGATCTCGGTGCCCGAGCTCGACCTCGCCGTCGAGACGGCGCTGGGCGCCGGCGCGCTGGGCGCGCGCATGACGGGGGGCGGCTTCGGCGGCGCGGCGATCGCGCTGCTGGATGCCGGCCGCGTCGACTCCGCCGCATCCGCCGTGGCCGCCGCGTTCGAGGCCGCCGGCTTCCGCGCTCCTCGGATCTTCACCGTCACCCCCTCGGCCGGCGCCCGCCGCGACGCCTGA
- a CDS encoding Dabb family protein: MILHIAAFRWKDDVTEADVTALTDALMTMAAGIPELRSYVAAPNLHLRPAGFDYGVAAVLDDQAGLDAYLDHPEHLAAYESFIGRMLAERAAVQLPIAEGSFR; this comes from the coding sequence ATGATCCTGCACATCGCCGCCTTCCGGTGGAAGGACGACGTCACCGAGGCCGACGTCACCGCACTCACCGACGCGCTCATGACCATGGCCGCCGGCATCCCGGAGCTCCGCTCCTACGTCGCCGCCCCCAACCTGCACCTGCGCCCGGCCGGCTTCGACTACGGCGTGGCCGCGGTCCTCGACGACCAGGCCGGGCTCGACGCCTATCTGGATCACCCCGAGCACCTCGCGGCGTACGAGAGCTTCATCGGCCGGATGCTCGCCGAGCGCGCCGCCGTCCAACTGCCGATCGCGGAGGGCTCCTTCCGGTGA
- the galT gene encoding galactose-1-phosphate uridylyltransferase, which produces MNTPEFWTPPADAETVELGAGVVKRPTRLADGRELIYYDDAGTTLPAERAVDARALDARPATATMRQDVLTGDWISIAAARQNRAFLPPAHLDPLAPQTPENPSEIPDRYDVAVFENRSPSFGPALAAATADAPAAENAPHGLDDLAEPGLGRTRTSVGRCEVVCFSPEHTGSFGTQTPTRARTVIEAWADRTAALSALPGVEQVFPFENRGEAIGVTLPHPHGQIYAYPYITPRTQRMLDAAARTSDDLFARILEFERGAERMVLQGEHWSAFVPFAARWPIEVHLLPHRHVPDLAATSDAERAELAPLYLRLLRGIDALYDSPTPYIAAWHQAPVHAGREAVRLHLQLTSPRRAADRLKFLAGSESAMGAWIADIPPEAQAERLREALTTVADPA; this is translated from the coding sequence GTGAACACGCCTGAGTTTTGGACGCCGCCCGCGGATGCCGAGACGGTCGAGCTCGGCGCCGGCGTCGTGAAGCGACCGACGCGCCTGGCCGACGGGCGGGAGCTGATCTACTACGACGACGCCGGCACCACCCTCCCCGCCGAGCGAGCGGTCGACGCGCGGGCCCTCGACGCGCGGCCGGCCACCGCGACGATGCGCCAGGACGTGCTCACGGGCGACTGGATCTCCATCGCCGCGGCGCGGCAGAACCGGGCCTTCCTGCCGCCGGCGCACCTGGATCCGCTCGCGCCGCAGACGCCGGAGAACCCCTCCGAGATCCCCGACCGGTACGACGTCGCGGTCTTCGAGAACCGCTCGCCCTCCTTCGGCCCGGCACTGGCCGCCGCCACCGCAGACGCCCCCGCGGCCGAGAACGCCCCGCACGGGCTCGACGACCTCGCCGAGCCGGGCCTGGGGCGCACGCGCACCTCGGTGGGCCGGTGCGAGGTCGTGTGCTTCAGTCCCGAGCACACCGGGTCCTTCGGCACGCAGACACCCACCCGCGCCCGCACCGTGATCGAGGCGTGGGCCGATCGCACGGCCGCGCTGTCGGCGCTGCCGGGGGTCGAGCAGGTCTTCCCGTTCGAGAACCGCGGCGAGGCGATCGGGGTGACCCTGCCGCATCCGCACGGGCAGATCTACGCCTACCCGTACATCACGCCCCGCACCCAGCGGATGCTGGATGCCGCGGCCCGCACGTCGGACGACCTGTTCGCGCGCATCCTGGAATTCGAACGGGGCGCGGAGCGCATGGTGCTGCAGGGGGAGCACTGGAGCGCGTTCGTCCCCTTCGCCGCCCGCTGGCCCATCGAGGTGCACCTGCTCCCCCACCGGCACGTGCCGGATCTGGCCGCGACCAGCGACGCCGAGCGCGCCGAACTCGCCCCGCTGTACCTGCGGCTGCTGCGCGGGATCGACGCGCTGTACGACTCCCCCACGCCCTACATCGCGGCCTGGCATCAGGCACCCGTGCACGCTGGGCGCGAGGCCGTGCGCCTGCACCTGCAGCTGACCTCCCCGCGGCGCGCCGCCGACAGGCTGAAGTTCCTCGCCGGGTCCGAATCCGCCATGGGGGCGTGGATCGCCGACATCCCGCCGGAGGCGCAGGCCGAGCGCCTGCGCGAGGCTCTCACGACCGTGGCGGACCCGGCATGA
- a CDS encoding ketopantoate reductase family protein produces MGRPRIAVLGAGANGASVGADLIAAGHDVTLIEQWPAHVEVMRAEGLHVLSPDGDLHVRPHVIHLCEVAELTRPFDVVLVLMKAYDTPWAARMLAPYLAGGGLMAGVQNGMTTRTVQDAVGASRTIGAVIECSATMDEPGIVHRHTPVSRSWFAVGALPGGPADRVAEIAALLRCAGTVATVDDIEAAKWMKLVSNATLLATSAILGLPMLDALHTPGFRAVMVAAGNEALAVGGAAGYPVLPIFGLTPDEVADRSSVVDTMTDRLFEGFVVPGATTTVLQDWTKGRHAEVDDLNGLVAEEGRRRGVATPVNDAVVSLAHRIERAGVRPDPALLSELVAAAP; encoded by the coding sequence ATGGGTCGTCCGCGGATCGCGGTGCTGGGGGCCGGCGCCAACGGGGCTTCGGTGGGGGCCGACCTGATCGCCGCGGGGCACGACGTCACCCTGATCGAGCAGTGGCCCGCGCACGTGGAGGTCATGCGCGCGGAGGGCCTGCACGTGCTCTCTCCCGACGGCGACCTGCACGTGCGGCCGCACGTGATCCACCTGTGCGAGGTGGCCGAGCTCACCCGACCGTTCGATGTCGTCCTGGTGCTGATGAAGGCCTACGACACCCCGTGGGCGGCGCGGATGCTCGCCCCCTATCTCGCCGGCGGCGGCCTGATGGCGGGCGTGCAGAACGGGATGACCACACGGACGGTCCAGGACGCCGTCGGCGCCTCGCGCACGATCGGCGCGGTCATCGAGTGCTCCGCCACGATGGACGAACCCGGCATCGTGCACCGGCACACACCGGTGTCGCGCTCATGGTTCGCGGTGGGCGCCCTGCCGGGCGGCCCGGCCGATCGGGTGGCGGAGATCGCCGCGCTGCTCAGGTGCGCCGGGACGGTCGCGACCGTGGACGACATCGAGGCGGCGAAGTGGATGAAGCTCGTCAGCAACGCCACGCTGCTGGCGACCTCCGCGATCCTGGGGCTGCCGATGCTCGACGCGCTGCACACCCCGGGGTTCCGCGCCGTCATGGTCGCCGCCGGCAACGAGGCGCTCGCCGTCGGCGGCGCTGCCGGGTACCCCGTCCTGCCGATCTTCGGGCTCACCCCCGACGAGGTCGCCGACCGCTCGAGCGTCGTGGACACCATGACCGACAGGCTCTTCGAGGGTTTCGTCGTCCCCGGTGCCACCACCACGGTGCTGCAGGACTGGACGAAGGGCCGTCACGCCGAGGTGGACGATCTCAACGGTCTGGTCGCCGAGGAGGGCCGGCGTCGGGGCGTCGCCACGCCGGTGAACGACGCCGTGGTGAGCCTGGCCCACCGGATCGAGCGCGCGGGGGTGCGCCCCGATCCGGCGCTGCTGAGCGAACTCGTCGCCGCCGCCCCGTGA
- a CDS encoding amidohydrolase family protein: MPGTPAPQPGQPIVIRDAIVLTMDDAHTVIPEGDVLVVDGRIAEVGVDLAAPEGVFEIAAKGGIVMPGMVDTHRHMWQSAMRAYGADWTLTQYFVWYYLEHGMKFRPQDVAAGNRISALDAVESGITTSLDWSHGLRTPDHGEAALEALAGSPGRFVLAYGNLAGAPWEWTQDPAVRRVIEKARDDSRMFGAQLAFDVPGDEGFPERAAFQAARDLGISVTTHAGVWGATGDNGIRLMYENGAMVPGTVYVHAATLSDESYQMIAATGGTVSLATESEQTCGQGYPPAHALRRHGIGASLSVDTSVWFSADMFSAMRTTIGADRALEHYIAHEKGDTVTHATIRVEEVVDWATRGGAKALGKWDEIGSLEAGKLADVVLIHNPDSPTMVPIVNPYGHLVYQAGRGDVHTVLVGGEAVKFDGKLVAGDLAGVRTQLADTIEYLRSELGDEAWREGMNPDIPEKEILSNPYQYRRETEPSH, translated from the coding sequence ATGCCCGGTACTCCCGCACCACAGCCCGGTCAGCCCATCGTGATCCGCGACGCCATCGTGCTGACGATGGATGACGCGCACACCGTGATCCCCGAAGGCGACGTGCTCGTCGTCGACGGCAGGATCGCCGAGGTCGGCGTCGACCTCGCCGCGCCCGAGGGCGTCTTCGAGATCGCCGCGAAGGGCGGCATCGTCATGCCCGGCATGGTGGACACCCACCGCCACATGTGGCAGTCCGCCATGCGCGCGTACGGTGCGGACTGGACCCTCACGCAGTACTTCGTCTGGTACTACCTCGAGCACGGCATGAAGTTCCGCCCCCAGGACGTGGCGGCGGGAAACCGCATCTCGGCGCTGGACGCCGTCGAGTCCGGCATCACCACGAGCCTGGACTGGTCGCACGGCCTGCGCACCCCCGACCACGGCGAGGCCGCCCTGGAGGCGCTGGCCGGATCGCCCGGGCGCTTCGTGCTGGCCTACGGCAACCTCGCCGGCGCCCCGTGGGAGTGGACGCAGGACCCCGCCGTGCGCCGGGTCATCGAGAAGGCACGGGATGACTCCCGCATGTTCGGCGCCCAGCTGGCCTTCGACGTGCCCGGCGACGAGGGCTTCCCCGAGCGTGCGGCGTTCCAGGCGGCGCGCGACCTGGGGATCTCCGTCACGACGCACGCGGGGGTGTGGGGGGCCACCGGCGACAACGGCATCCGCCTCATGTACGAAAACGGTGCGATGGTGCCCGGGACGGTGTACGTCCACGCCGCCACGCTCAGCGACGAGTCGTACCAGATGATCGCCGCCACCGGCGGCACGGTGTCACTCGCGACCGAGAGCGAGCAGACGTGCGGCCAGGGCTACCCGCCGGCCCACGCGCTGCGCCGGCACGGCATCGGCGCGTCGCTCTCGGTGGACACCAGCGTGTGGTTCAGCGCCGACATGTTCTCCGCGATGCGCACCACGATCGGCGCCGACCGGGCCCTCGAGCACTACATCGCCCATGAGAAGGGCGACACCGTCACCCACGCCACCATCCGCGTCGAGGAGGTCGTGGACTGGGCCACCCGGGGCGGGGCGAAGGCGCTGGGCAAGTGGGATGAGATCGGGAGCCTGGAGGCGGGCAAGCTCGCCGACGTCGTCCTCATCCACAATCCCGACTCCCCCACGATGGTGCCGATCGTCAACCCCTACGGTCACCTCGTCTACCAGGCAGGGCGCGGCGACGTGCACACGGTGCTCGTGGGAGGCGAGGCGGTGAAGTTCGATGGGAAGCTCGTCGCGGGCGACCTGGCCGGTGTGCGTACGCAGCTGGCGGACACCATCGAGTACCTGCGCAGCGAACTGGGCGACGAGGCATGGCGCGAGGGCATGAATCCGGACATCCCCGAGAAGGAGATCCTGTCCAACCCCTACCAGTACCGGCGCGAGACCGAGCCGTCCCACTGA
- a CDS encoding M24 family metallopeptidase has translation MKSTGTTGTNGVDWEERVDFDRLRDARLARLKAQLDTSDLGAVLAFDFSNIRYMSATHIGTWAMDKLIRFALLTRNTDPIVWDFGSAAKHHQLYNPWLDTTTAEMDANPSAPHEGAKRPRMESGARAGISTLRGAFPPDAGIAEGVAKKIKRELEKFGVADQPLGVDVIELPILFALQKEGIQVVDGQQVFMEARRVKTHDEIRLLTQAASMVDAAYEELYRFLRPGVRENEAVGLVAKTLYDLGSEYVEGVNAISGERCSPHPHVFSDRLIRPGDPAFFDILHSWNGYRTCYYRTFAVGSASSAQRDAYTRAREYMDRAIALVKPGATTADIVKVWPTAQEFGFADEEAAFALQYGHGVGLSIWEKPIFSRLTSLDHPEVLQEGNVFALETYWPSADGWGAARIEEELVVTADGCEVITKFPAEELIVAGRRYYTIDGPLNLERDAQSHKNTVWGRGEA, from the coding sequence ATGAAGAGCACCGGCACGACCGGCACGAACGGCGTCGATTGGGAGGAGCGGGTCGATTTCGACCGGCTGCGCGACGCGCGCCTGGCCCGGCTGAAGGCGCAGCTGGACACCTCCGATCTCGGCGCGGTGCTCGCCTTCGACTTCTCGAACATCCGGTACATGAGCGCCACCCACATCGGCACGTGGGCGATGGACAAGCTCATCCGCTTCGCGCTGCTCACACGCAACACCGACCCCATCGTGTGGGACTTCGGTTCGGCCGCCAAGCACCACCAGCTGTACAACCCGTGGCTGGACACCACCACCGCCGAGATGGACGCGAACCCCAGCGCCCCGCACGAGGGCGCCAAGCGCCCCCGCATGGAGTCCGGCGCCCGCGCGGGCATCTCGACGCTGCGCGGCGCCTTCCCGCCCGACGCGGGCATCGCCGAGGGCGTGGCGAAGAAGATCAAGCGCGAACTGGAGAAGTTCGGTGTGGCCGATCAGCCCCTGGGCGTCGACGTCATCGAGCTGCCGATCCTGTTCGCGCTGCAGAAGGAGGGCATCCAGGTCGTCGACGGGCAGCAGGTGTTCATGGAGGCCCGCCGCGTGAAGACGCACGACGAGATCCGCCTGCTCACCCAGGCCGCGTCGATGGTGGATGCCGCGTACGAGGAGCTGTACCGGTTCCTCCGTCCCGGCGTGCGCGAGAACGAGGCGGTGGGCCTGGTCGCCAAGACGCTGTACGACCTGGGCTCCGAATACGTCGAGGGAGTCAACGCGATCTCCGGTGAGCGCTGCTCGCCGCATCCGCACGTCTTCTCCGACCGCCTCATCCGCCCCGGCGACCCGGCGTTCTTCGACATCCTGCACAGCTGGAACGGCTACCGCACGTGCTACTACCGCACCTTCGCGGTCGGGTCGGCAAGCTCCGCCCAGCGCGACGCGTACACGCGCGCCCGGGAGTACATGGACCGCGCGATCGCGCTGGTGAAGCCCGGCGCGACCACCGCCGACATCGTCAAGGTGTGGCCCACGGCGCAGGAGTTCGGCTTCGCCGACGAGGAGGCCGCGTTCGCGCTGCAGTACGGCCACGGCGTGGGCCTGTCGATCTGGGAGAAGCCGATCTTCTCCCGGCTGACCTCGCTGGATCACCCCGAGGTGCTGCAGGAGGGCAACGTGTTCGCCCTGGAGACGTACTGGCCGTCGGCCGACGGGTGGGGTGCCGCGCGCATCGAGGAGGAGCTCGTCGTGACCGCCGACGGGTGCGAGGTCATCACGAAGTTCCCCGCCGAGGAGCTCATCGTCGCCGGACGCCGGTACTACACGATCGACGGCCCGCTGAACCTCGAGCGCGACGCGCAGTCGCACAAGAACACGGTGTGGGGGCGCGGAGAAGCGTGA
- a CDS encoding helix-turn-helix domain-containing protein has translation MPEHLGERIRAARTERGVSLRSVAQAVGVSASLISQVEIGKTQPSVATLYALASHLGVSLDDLLGIPSTRPPAAPMFGHAGPPLPDVQRAAENPVIEMENGVRWERLAAGAGGPADALLVTYEPGASSSVEGKLMRHAGIEYAYLLEGELTLHLDFETHVLRAGDSLQFDSVRPHLYSNRSDAVARGVWFVVGRRQQNRALPDAPDGGGEVLDSVGPASAVDVLRAMDDLG, from the coding sequence ATGCCCGAACATCTGGGTGAACGCATCCGGGCGGCTCGGACCGAACGCGGAGTGAGCCTGCGCAGCGTCGCCCAGGCCGTGGGGGTCTCGGCGAGCCTCATCTCCCAGGTCGAGATCGGCAAGACCCAGCCGTCGGTGGCGACGCTGTACGCCCTCGCCAGTCACCTCGGCGTCTCGCTCGACGATCTCCTCGGCATCCCGTCGACCCGGCCACCGGCCGCGCCGATGTTCGGCCACGCCGGTCCTCCCCTCCCCGACGTGCAGCGGGCCGCGGAGAACCCCGTGATCGAGATGGAGAACGGCGTGCGCTGGGAGCGCCTCGCCGCCGGCGCCGGCGGACCGGCCGACGCGCTCCTGGTCACCTACGAGCCGGGGGCCAGCAGCTCGGTGGAGGGCAAGCTGATGCGCCACGCCGGCATCGAGTACGCCTACCTCCTCGAGGGCGAGCTCACGCTCCACCTCGATTTCGAGACGCACGTGCTGCGCGCCGGCGACTCGCTGCAGTTCGACTCGGTGCGCCCCCACCTGTACTCCAACCGCTCCGACGCGGTCGCCCGGGGCGTGTGGTTCGTCGTGGGCCGTCGGCAGCAGAACCGTGCCCTGCCGGATGCTCCGGACGGGGGAGGCGAGGTCCTCGACTCGGTGGGCCCGGCTTCTGCGGTGGACGTCCTGCGGGCGATGGACGACCTGGGCTGA
- a CDS encoding zinc-dependent alcohol dehydrogenase, which produces MLAAVLHGVGDLRIETRSVPVPGAGEVLVRIDACGVCGSDATEFGRHLVLAAPPVTLGHEFVGTVESVGAGVDDLSAGAVVVCGAGIACGECKPCSEGRTNLCRSYTTIGFHHDGGLAGYVLAPAGILLDVTDAGLATDTLALAQPMAIGVHAVRRSGLRAGQDAVIVGAGGIGTFITIAAAATGARVLVVDPNQDRLDLAQKLGASAGLRAGGSTLADTLEELGMDADIFFEVSGSASGLAAILEAAKPGSTIVPVGIQRGEPALALGSWTLREYTIVGTVAHVFASDFPEAVRLLGTREDWSDIAGEVIPLSDVAELALTPLLEGRSTRIKSLVDPWATDARPARHGRR; this is translated from the coding sequence ATGCTCGCCGCCGTGCTGCACGGCGTGGGCGACCTGCGGATCGAGACGAGATCGGTCCCCGTGCCCGGCGCCGGGGAGGTGCTGGTTCGGATCGACGCGTGCGGGGTGTGCGGCAGCGACGCGACGGAGTTCGGCCGCCACCTCGTCCTCGCCGCCCCTCCCGTCACGCTCGGCCACGAGTTCGTCGGCACGGTCGAGAGCGTGGGCGCGGGTGTGGACGACCTCTCCGCCGGGGCCGTCGTCGTCTGCGGCGCCGGCATCGCGTGCGGTGAGTGCAAGCCCTGCAGCGAGGGCCGCACGAACCTGTGCCGGTCGTACACGACGATCGGCTTCCACCACGACGGCGGCCTGGCCGGATACGTCCTCGCCCCCGCCGGCATCCTCCTCGACGTCACCGACGCCGGGCTGGCCACCGACACGCTCGCCCTCGCGCAGCCGATGGCGATCGGCGTGCACGCCGTCCGCCGCAGCGGACTGCGGGCGGGCCAGGATGCGGTGATCGTGGGCGCGGGCGGCATCGGCACGTTCATCACGATCGCCGCCGCCGCCACCGGCGCACGGGTGCTGGTGGTCGACCCGAATCAAGACCGCCTGGACCTCGCGCAGAAGCTCGGCGCGAGCGCGGGGCTGCGCGCCGGCGGCAGCACCCTGGCCGACACGCTGGAGGAGCTCGGCATGGACGCCGACATCTTCTTCGAAGTGAGCGGATCCGCGTCGGGGCTCGCCGCCATCCTGGAGGCGGCCAAGCCCGGATCCACGATCGTGCCGGTCGGGATCCAGCGGGGCGAGCCCGCGCTCGCGCTGGGCTCGTGGACGCTGCGGGAGTACACGATCGTCGGCACCGTCGCCCACGTGTTCGCCTCCGACTTCCCCGAGGCCGTCCGGCTGCTGGGCACGCGCGAGGACTGGTCCGACATCGCCGGCGAGGTCATCCCGCTCTCCGACGTCGCCGAACTCGCGCTGACGCCGCTCCTGGAGGGCCGCTCCACGCGCATCAAGTCGCTCGTCGACCCGTGGGCCACCGACGCGCGCCCGGCCCGTCACGGCCGTCGCTGA
- a CDS encoding LacI family DNA-binding transcriptional regulator: MVQPRRVSMSDVAARAGVSGQTVSRVVNGSPRVDPATRARVEQALRDLGYRPHAAARALRTGRSQTIGVVVSTLASVGNSRMLQAISDAAAQRDYALAVVTLTPQHPIAEALARLRHQGVDGAIVLNEATTLLRGVQPPAGMRLVVVDSPPDDRFTIVQTDHANAAAAAVAHLLARGHRTVHHLTGPGESYAASERERGWLLALQRAGAPVPPVARGDWTSRSGYAAASALPGATAVFAANDQMALGAMRALADAGLRIPEDVAVVGFDDVVDAAEYRPPLTTMRQDFDALGARALTALVAMIEEDAPPAAITVAAELVVRDSSGPPPGHR, encoded by the coding sequence ATGGTGCAGCCGCGGCGCGTGTCGATGTCGGATGTTGCCGCCCGCGCCGGGGTGTCGGGCCAGACCGTGTCGCGTGTCGTCAACGGCAGTCCTCGCGTCGATCCCGCCACCCGAGCCCGCGTCGAGCAGGCTCTGCGCGACCTCGGCTACCGCCCGCACGCGGCGGCCCGCGCTCTGCGGACCGGTCGGTCCCAGACCATCGGCGTCGTCGTGTCGACGCTGGCCTCGGTCGGCAACTCGCGGATGCTGCAGGCCATCTCCGACGCGGCCGCCCAGCGCGACTACGCCCTCGCGGTGGTGACCCTCACGCCGCAGCATCCCATCGCCGAGGCGCTGGCGCGGCTGCGGCACCAGGGCGTGGACGGGGCGATCGTGCTGAACGAGGCCACGACGCTCCTGCGGGGGGTGCAGCCGCCCGCCGGCATGCGCCTGGTGGTCGTGGACTCGCCTCCCGACGACCGGTTCACGATCGTCCAGACCGACCACGCCAACGCCGCGGCGGCAGCCGTCGCACACCTCCTCGCGCGGGGGCACCGCACGGTGCATCACCTGACCGGACCGGGGGAGTCCTACGCCGCGTCCGAGCGCGAGCGCGGATGGCTCCTCGCGCTGCAGCGCGCGGGGGCGCCGGTGCCGCCGGTGGCGCGCGGGGATTGGACCTCGCGCTCGGGGTACGCCGCCGCATCCGCGCTGCCCGGCGCGACCGCCGTCTTCGCCGCCAACGACCAGATGGCGCTCGGGGCGATGCGCGCGCTCGCCGACGCCGGCCTCCGCATCCCCGAAGACGTCGCCGTCGTCGGGTTCGACGACGTCGTCGACGCCGCCGAGTACCGGCCGCCGCTGACGACGATGCGGCAGGACTTCGACGCCCTCGGAGCCCGTGCGCTCACGGCGCTGGTGGCGATGATCGAGGAGGATGCTCCGCCGGCGGCGATCACCGTCGCGGCCGAACTCGTCGTGCGCGACAGCTCAGGGCCGCCGCCGGGCCACCGATAG
- a CDS encoding NAD(P)-dependent oxidoreductase, with translation MSTVGFLGLGSMGRGMAARLVDAGHDVRVWNRSEAPVTALVERGATAATVEEALAADVSFSMLADDDAVQEVLTPATLTAASGRIHVVMASISPALADRLEHHLTEAGAGYVAAPVLGRPEVAAAGQLNILAAGPAGTVETVMPYLEAMGKRVWRLGETASAANAVKVAVNYNIIHALQAIGESVAMTERLGVPAEDFTELLSQTLFGGVVYGGYGRIIAAESYHPPGFHMSLGRKDLALAEEVAASVGVTPATLPGLIRVFETALADPDLKSADWSAIAEVSRRDLL, from the coding sequence GTGAGCACCGTCGGATTCCTCGGTCTCGGGTCGATGGGGCGCGGCATGGCCGCGCGCCTGGTGGACGCCGGCCACGACGTGCGCGTGTGGAACCGGTCGGAGGCGCCGGTGACGGCACTCGTGGAGCGTGGGGCGACGGCGGCCACCGTCGAGGAGGCGCTCGCAGCGGACGTGTCGTTCTCGATGCTGGCCGACGACGACGCGGTGCAGGAGGTGCTGACTCCGGCCACGCTGACGGCGGCATCCGGCCGCATCCACGTCGTCATGGCCTCCATCTCGCCCGCACTGGCCGATCGCCTCGAACACCACCTCACCGAAGCCGGCGCGGGCTACGTCGCCGCGCCCGTGCTGGGCCGACCGGAAGTCGCCGCCGCCGGGCAGCTCAACATCCTCGCAGCCGGGCCCGCCGGCACGGTCGAGACCGTCATGCCGTACCTGGAGGCGATGGGCAAGCGCGTGTGGCGACTGGGTGAGACCGCCTCGGCGGCGAACGCCGTCAAGGTGGCGGTCAACTACAACATCATCCACGCGCTCCAGGCCATCGGCGAGTCGGTCGCGATGACCGAGCGGCTGGGTGTGCCGGCCGAGGACTTCACCGAGCTGCTGTCCCAGACGCTGTTCGGGGGCGTGGTCTACGGCGGATACGGCAGGATCATCGCCGCGGAGTCGTACCACCCGCCGGGGTTCCACATGAGTCTCGGCCGCAAGGACCTCGCGCTCGCGGAGGAGGTGGCCGCCTCCGTCGGGGTGACTCCCGCGACGCTGCCCGGCCTCATCCGTGTCTTCGAGACGGCGCTGGCGGATCCGGATCTGAAGTCCGCCGACTGGAGCGCGATCGCCGAGGTCTCCCGCCGCGACCTCCTCTGA